The genomic DNA TTGCCCGCCTCGAACCGGACCGCGATGTCGCGGATCACCGTGCCTTGATACGCGAGGGGTTTGGTCGCCGCGACCGTGCCGTCGACCTTGTAGGCGTGCGGGCAGGTAAAGACCTCCTCCGTCGGGATATTGGGCTGGCAGACGACGCCGTTCAGCGCGGGCGAGGCGCCCCCTTTCCAGATATGCCCCTCTGCCAGACCAAGGCGCAGGTCGGTGCCGGGGCCGGTATACTGCAACGCCTCGAAGTTCTGCGCGTTCAGCCATTTGACGCGGGTCTTCAGTTCCGCCGTGTGGTCGGCCCAGTTCTGCACCGGATCGTCACCGCCAAGGCGGGAGGCGTCGTAGATCGCATCCAGCAGCCGACCCTGCGCCTGATCGACAGGCACATCGGGGAACACGCGGGCGGCCCAGGCGGCACCGGGGAAGGCCACGATGTTCCAGTTCACCTCGAACCCCACGATCGGGTTCATGGCCGGCTTGGCCGCGATGGACACGGCCTTGGATGCACGTGCCACCTTCGCCGGGTCCTGTTCGGCCAGCAGCATGGGGTCGTCGCCGGTGATCGCCATGCGCGCGGCACCGGCCTTGTAAGCCTTGCCCAGCCCTTCGTAGAACCAGTCGGCGGCACGATCGAAGCTCTCATCTTCGGCATTTTCATACCGCGCCAGCGTGATTGCGTCATCGGTAAAGAACGGCAGCACCAGACCGGCGCCCGCCTTGTAGGCATGAACCGCAATGCGCTGGACCAGCGGCAGGGCGGACATGTTGGCGGTGATGATCAGGTCCTGCCCCTTTTGCAGGTTCACGCCGGTGCGCACGGCGACCTCGGCCAGACGGTCGAGTTTTTCGGGGTCCAGATGGTCGGACATGGGGATGCTCCTTGAGGGTTGGGCGCGAACCTACGCCTCTGCCCTGCGGCGTCAACCTCGGCTCAGGCCCTGTCAAGCACCTCGACCGAGAGGATGGTCGGCAGATGCCGCGTCAATTCCGCCCAGCTGTCGCCCTCGTCGAAACTGGCAAAGACCGATCCGGAGTTCGTCCCGAAATAAAGACCCGCCGGATCGCGCGCATCCCCCGCCATCGCCTGCCGCAACACGGTGAAATAGCAGCCCTGTTGCGGGAGCCCGTCGCGCAGTCCTGTCCACGTGGCACCGCCGTCCCGCGACCGCCAGACGGCGCAGGCCGCATCCGGTGGGAACCGCCCCGCCATGTCGCCGTTCAGCGGAAGGGTCCAGATCGTGTCCGCGTCGCGCGGATGCACCCGGATCGGAAAGCCGAAGGTGGACGGCAACCCCGTCGAGATATCGTCCCACGACCGCCCCCCATCGGCGGACCGCCAGACGCCGTGGTGGTTCTGCTGATAAAGCACATCGCCCTCGCCCGGCGCGCGCATCATGTTGTGGACGCAATGCCCGACCTCGCCCCCCTCCGGCCCCGCCGGGTGGTGATGGTCGGCACAGGCGCCCGCGTTCGACAGCCGGTTGCGCCGGTCCCATGTCGCCCCGCCGTCGTCGGTCGCAAAGACGCCCTCTGCCGAAATGCCGACCCACATCCGGTCGGGGTCCGCGGGATGAGAGACTAGGCTGTGCAGCGTCAGCCCTGCGCCCCCCGCCTGCCAGTCATCCACACCCTGATCGTCGGTCAGACCGCCGACCTTGTCCCACGTCACGCCCATGTCATGGCTTTTCAGCAATCGCGCGGGCTTCGTGCCCGCACAAAGCACGCCATGGGCGAAATGCAGCGACCAGACCTGCATGAACTCCCGGTCGAACGGCATCGGCGCATCCACCCAGCCGATCATCGCGGCAAAGCCGGGATCATTGGCCGCCCAGTCGTCCATGCCGCCTTTGGTCAGCTTGGTCAGCGTCCAGGTGGCACCATCGTCCTGCGACCGCCAGACCCCCGCCCCTTGAAAGTCGCCACCGCCACCGGCCCAAAGCGTCCCCGTCAAAGGATCGCCGATCACGTGGTTGATCGGCCAGCCGTCGCAGAACGGGCCTGTCGCGGCCCAGCCCTGCGCACCCTCCCTCACCAGAAACACGCCCTTCGACGTGCCCCACAGGATCGCCACAGCCATCGCATCCCCCCTATGCAGCCTGCCCGATTCTAGCACAAACCGGCCCTTTCGTCGCCTTCGGCGTTGCTGCTGGCGGCAAGTGTCAGCAGCACCCCTTGAACCGCAGGGCTTCGGGATCAAATATGTCTTGACCCCCGAAGGATTCCCCATGGCCTACGCCCAGACCGACAAACGCGAGCTTGCCGACGCCGCCTACCTGTCCAACCCCGCGCCCAACGTGCGGACGCGCGAGAAGATGGAAGGCGGCCGCAAGTTCGTCCTGAAGACCGAATTCGAACCCGCCGGCGACCAGCCGACGGCCATCGTCGAGCTGTCCGAAGGTGTCAAAAACGGAGAGCGGGATCAGGTGCTGCTAGGGGCCACCGGCACCGGCAAGACCTTCACCATGGCCAAGATCATCGAAGAGACCCAGCGCCCCGCGATCATCCTCGCCCCCAACAAGACGCTCGCGGCGCAGTTATATGGCGAATTCAAGGGCTTCTTCCCCGAAAACGCCGTGGAATACTTCGTCAGCTACTACGACTACTACCAGCCCGAAGCCTACGTCGCCCGGTCGGATACCTATATCGAGAAGGAATCCCAGATTAACGAACAGATCGACCGGATGCGCCACTCGGCCACGCGGGCGCTGCTGGAACGCGATGACGTGATCATCGTGGCCTCGGTGTCCTGCATCTATGGTATCGGGTCGGTGGAAACCTACGGCGCCATGACGCAGGACATCCACGTCGGCAAATCCTACGACCAGCGCAAGATCATGGCGGACCTGATCGCCCAGCAATACCGCCGCAACGACGCCGCCTTCCAGCGCGGCACCTTCCGCGTGCGCGGCGATTCGCTGGAAATCTTCCCCGCCCACCTCGACGACCGCGCCTGGCGGTTGAGCTTCTTTGGCGAGGAACTGGAGTCGATCACCGAATTCGACCCCCTGACGGGCGAGAAAACCGACACCTTCCCGAAAATCCGCGTCTACGCGAACTCGCACTACGTCACGCCCAAACCGACGATGCAGCAGGCCATCATCGGCATCAAGAAAGAGCTGCGGATGCGGCTGGATCAACTGGTGAACGAAGGCAAGCTGCTGGAAGCACAGCGGCTGGAACAGCGTACCAACTTCGATCTGGAAATGCTGGAAGCGACCGGCGTCTGCAACGGGATCGAGAACTATTCCCGCTACCTGACGGGCCGCGCCCCCGGCGAGCCGCCCCCCACCCTGTTCGAATTCATCCCCGACAACGCCATCGTGTTCGCGGACGAGTCCCACGTCTCGGTCCCGCAGATCGGCGGCATGTACAAGGGCGACTTCCGACGCAAGATGACGCTGGCCGAACACGGCTTCCGCCTGCCGTCCTGCATGGACAACCGCCCGCTGAAGTTCGAGGAATGGGACGCTATGCGCCCCCAGTCCGTCTTCGTCAGCGCCACCCCTGCGGCGTGGGAACTCGAACAAACCGGCGGCGTCTTCACCGAACAGATCATCCGCCCCACCGGCCTGATCGACCCGGTCATCGAGATCAGGCCCGTCGAAATGCAGGTCGACGACCTGCTGGACGAGGTCCGCAAGGTCTCTGCCGCCGGTTTCCGCACGCTCTGCACCACGCTGACCAAGCGCATGGCCGAGGACCTGACCGAATACATGCACGAACAGGGCATCCGCGTGCGCTACATGCACTCTGACATCGACACGATCGAGCGGATCGAGATCCTGCGCGATCTGCGCCTTGGAGCCTTCGACGTGCTGATCGGCATCAACCTGCTGCGCGAGGGTCTGGATATTCCCGAATGCGGTCTCGTCGCCATCCTCGACGCCGACAAGGAAGGCTTCCTGCGTTCCGAAACCTCCCTCGTCCAGACCATCGGCCGCGCCGCGCGGAACGCCGAAGGCCGCGTCATCATGTACGCCGACCGGATCACCGGGTCGATGGAACGCGCGATGAAGGAAACAGAGCGTCGCCGCACCCGCCAGACCGCCTACAACGTCGAACACGGCATCACGCCGACGACGGTGAAAAAGAACGTCGAAGACATCCTCGCGGGCCTCTACAAGGGCGACGTCGACATGAATCGCGTGACGGCCAAGGTCGAACGTCAGGGCTCCAACATGAAGGCCGTTCTGGACGGCTTGCGCACCGACATGCGCAAGGCCGCCGAGAACCTCGAATTCGAAACCGCCGCCCGCCTGCGGGACGAGCTGAAACGGCTGGAGGCCGTCGAGCTTGCGATTGCCGACGATCCGTTGGCGCGCCAACAGGCCGTCGACAAGGCGGTCGAAGACTCCGCCAAGGCCTCAGGCCGGTCTACGGGCGGACGCGGGGGCATGCGGGGTGGAAAGTCGCGGTATGGGGGGAAGAAGCGTTAGGCCAAACCGGCCCGACCCCACTCGTTATCTGCGGGGCCGGTCGTCCGACCGCCCCGTCAGCGCCTTGATCAGCACGACCAGCACCACGGCGCCAACCGCACCGATCACGAGGATCGCCAGCAGGCCCGCACCGATTGCGGCCGTGACGCCCAGCAAGGCCAGCACGAAGGGCAGCGCCACGGCGCCGATGATGCCTGCGACAATGTAGGCGCCCTTGTTGCCTCCGGTGATGACCGCAGCGATCAGGCCCGCGACCAGACCGATCACGGCCAGCAGTGAAATCGCACCCCAGCCGACCACTTGCAGAAAGGTGTCCATCGTCGTCTCCTTTGAATGTTCCAACCTCAACGTGACCTGTCCCGCCGCGTTCCGCAACGCCCGTGAATTGTCCCCGGTGTGACCCAAACACCGCGCAGACAATCTTGACAGCACCCCGGCCCCGCGCCATCTAGACGTCAGAGTGGGGACGTAGCTCAGTTGGGAGAGCGCGTCGTTCGCAACGACGAGGTCGTCGGTTCGATCCCGATCGTCTCCACCAAGACCTTCATTGAAATTTCCTGCAGAGTCCGTGACACTTGGCGCCCGGCGCTGGCAACTGCGCACTGCTTTTCGGACGCGGCACGTCGCACCCCCCTTACAGGAAAAAGGCCGCCCCGGAGAGGGCGGCCAATTCCTGCGATCTAAAAAATGATCAGTTCGACGCGGCGGTTGCCTCATAGGCCGGCATCTCTTTCAGTTGGTCCGTCGTCATGCCGACATAGGCGCGCATGTCGCTACCATCTGCCATCGCCAGAACCTGCATGCTGCTCAGAGAGATCGCGACCGGCTTTGCACCCAGTCCCAGAAATCCGCCGACATCCACGATGGCGGCCGAGACGGTGCCGTCGGCGCCGATGACAGGCTCGCTGATCGTGCCGACCTTGTTGCCGTCCGTGTCATAGACGTCCAGTCCGGTCAGCTGTTCGACGGTGATTTCGGTCACCACAACGTCGCTGTAGCCGTCCATCGTCATCGCCGATGCGGCATTCTGAACGGACATGGAATCGTTCGACGTGCCATCGGTCGCCGGTGCTTCGGATGCGGAGGTGGACGAATCCGCAGGTACGACCTCGGTGCTGGTGCCTGTGCCGGTGCTAGTCACGGACATGCTGTCGGTGGATGTGCCGTCAGTCGCAGGCATGGCGGAGGTCGGAGCCGGGTTGCCGGTGCTTTGCACGGACATGCTGTCGGTGGATGTGCCGTCGGTTGCAGGGCTGGTGGCGGGGGTCTGCGCCACGGCCGCATTGGCCATGACGAGGGCAATTGCCGTGCTGGCGAGAATGGTTTTCATCAGTCAAATCCTTTGGGTCGTCCAGGCCTGACGCTTCAGGCCATGTTCTGCATAGACAACCGCCCACCCTGCACAGGGGTTCATCAACTAACTGTCATCGCGCACACTTTTCCGGATTCGGACCGCGACATCAGCGGCGACTGGCGGCCCGATCCGGGTCATGCATCGCCCATCAGATTGCACGCAAAGGCACGACCGCCCGTCTTACAGGCGCAGGATCGGCGCGCCCTCTTGCCAGCGCCCCTTGACCAGAAATCCCCGCGCGCCCACGGCGGGGAATTGCGTCTTCCAGTCCAGAAACCGGTCGTTTGTCACGACCCGCAGGCGATCCCGTGCCGCATGGGCCAGCAACAGCGGATCTGCCGGCGTCCCGCCGGCCGCGACGGTGACCGACGACGCGGGCAGACCGATCATGGCACCCAGTGCCACTGCATCCCTGAACCCCTCTGCCAGCTTGTAGCACGCGTTGGCGTCGAAATAGACGTGCGGCCGCTCGCCCTTGTCCACCAGCGCCTGCACCACTCGGCGCAGCACCACGGCGGACGGCGCGTTCCCGTTCCAGTGCATGACGTTCGATCCGTCGATCAGGATTGTCGGGCGGGCCTGCGGCGGAACGCGCGGCCTGTTTGTCCGCCGCCGCTGCTGCGGGATCCGGCGCGGCGCCACGTCCGCGGGCGAGCGCCGCCGCCACACCTCCCACAGGGTGTCCCACAGCAGGCCCAGCGCCAGCCCGGCCAGTGCGAACCACGCGAAGGTCTGCAAGCGGGCCGGGTCGGCCCCGCCCAGCACCAGCAACACCAGCAGCACCGCAAGTGCTGCAGCCGGTCCCGTCATGACGTCATCCCTTGCCCTTCCACGGCACCATGATCCGCTCCAGCCAGCGGATGCCAAGGTCGATGGTGAACCCCACGATCCCGATCACGATCACCCCCATCAGCACGATGTCCGTGTTCTGGAACTTGGACGCAACCATGATCATCATGCCGACGCCGGTCTGTGCCGCCACCAGCTCTGCCGCGACGACGGTGCCCCAGCAGACCCCCATGGCCACCCGCGCACCGGTGAATATCTCCGGCAGGGAATTCGGGATGACGACATGCCGCATCACCTGCCATTTCGACGCGCCCAATGAATAGGCCGCATGCACCTTGGAAATCCGCACGCCCGACACGCCGGAGCGCGCGGCGATCGCCATGATCCAGAGTGCCGCAAGGAACAGCAGGATGATCTTGCCCGTCTCACCGATCCCCGCCCAGATGATGACCAGCGGGATCAAGGCAAGCGGCGGGACGGGCCGCATGAACTCCACGATGGGGTCGAACCAGCCGCGAAACCAGTCCGACAGGCCCATGGCATAGCCGAGGGGGATGCCCACAAGCGCCCCCAGCAAAAAGCCCACGATCACCCGGAACAGCGAATAGCCCAGGTGTTCCCACAGGCTCGCCCCCCGGAACCCGTCGCGGGCGATGGTCACAGCCTGCGCCCAGACCGCCTCTGGCGGCGGCAGCCAGATCGGCTCCATCTGCCAGCCGGACGCAGGCGCGATGTTCAGCGTGCCCTTGGGGGTCATCATCACCCGGCCAAAGCCGGTGCGCACAGACCCGCCCGGTGCGATGGGCGTGCCATCGACCGCCGTGATCTGGGCCCCCTGATCGCGGGTGACCTCGTCGTTGTCAGCCACGCGCAGCAGGGCGCTGCGGAACATGCCGATGGCGATGGAGTCGTTGCGGGCCATGCCGGTACCGGGATCGACCTGCGGATCGGGGGTGGTAACATCGGCGGGGTGGACCAGCACCGTGACCGTAGCGTCATCGGTCGCCCCGTCCGGCCCCGTCAACGTGTAGTCAAACGTCGCCGTCCCCTGAAACGGCCCCGGCATGTGCAGGAATCCCGGCAGCAGCTTTGATCCGGTAAACGCCCCCCAGAGCACGAAGATCAGCACAATGCTGATGACCGACGCGACCCCGTTCGACACCACGGCGGATTCATCGCCAAAGGTCACGGTTTTCAGGCCACCATAGTCATGCTTTGGCCGCAGCAGGCGGCGGACAAAGGACCAGACGAGCATCAACGCAAGGATCAGCGCGACATAGGCCAGAATGAACGGCACCGCCCCGCCCACTGCCTTCAATACCGTCAGGAATTCGCCCCAAAGCGCCGCTAGAACGGCCATCAGACCTGCTCTCCGGCGCTGCCCATGATCTCCTCCTCCATGTTCCAGATCATCGACAGGATCTCCTCCCGGGTCTGGGCAAAGCGGGGATCCTTCTTGACCTCGCGCAGGTCGCGGCCCACGCCCATGTCGGCAAAGGGCAGATTGTATTCCTTATGGATGCGCCCCGGTCGCGGCGCCATGACGATCAGGCGCTCGCCCAGCAGCAGGGCCTCCTCGACCGAGTGGGTGATCAGGATGATGGTCTTGCCCGTCTCTTTCCACAGCTTCAGGACAAGGCCCTGCATCTTTTCGCGCGTCAGCGCGTCCAGCGCGCCCAGCGGTTCGTCCATCAGGATCACGTCGGGTTCATTCGCCAGACACCGCGCCAGTGCCACGCGCTGCTGCATGCCGCCCGACAACTCATAGACCGCCTTGTCCTTGAAATCCCGCAGGCCCACGACGTCGAGCAGGTGATCGACGATCTCGCGCTTCGGTCCCGCCTTCATGCCCTTCATGCGCGGACCAAAGCCCACGTTCTTGCGCACGTTCATCCATTCGAACAGCGCGCCTTGCTGAAAGACCATGCCGCGGTCCGGCCCCGGCCCGGTGACGCGGTTGCCGTTCAGCGTGATCCGCCCCGCGGTGGGTGCCAGAAACCCCGCCACGATGTTCAGCAAGGTCGTCTTGCCACAGCCCGACGGCCCCAAAACGCTGAGCAATTCGCCCGGTTTCAGGTCGATGCTGACGTCCTTCAGCGCCTGCACGGCGCCCCCCTGCGGCAGATCGAACCGCATGGACAGATTCTCGATATGCAGACCGGCCACGGCAGCCCCTCTTTCAGTCGGTGCGGTGCGCGACCACCGCCGCACACCGCAAGGGGCTTACATGCTCTCTGCAGCCTGCAACGGCCCGGTGTTCACCGCCGCCGTATAATCGTCCAGCGCCGAGGGGATCGACCCCGCATCGACAAAGACCTGTGCCACACCCTTCATGAACTCCGCCGCATTGCCGCCCAGCCACTTCTGGCCCAACTGGTCCTCGACACCCGGAAAGGTGAAAGTCGCCATAAAGTCGCGAACCGCCGCCTCGTCCATGCCGCTGTCCTGCGCGATGACGGGGATCATCTCCTCGACCTTGGCGCCGGAATTCCATGCGTCATTGGCCTTGGCCGTCACGGACAGGAATTTCGCCACCACATCGGGATTTTCAGCCACGAATGCCGCCGGGGCAGAGGTCACGTCGAACACGAGGATCCCCAACTCGGTCTTCTCGTCGCCGGTCAGCAGCACGTTGCCATAGTCCATCGCCGTGCGCAGCGACCCGCCGTAACCGCACATCATGTCCACCGCCCCCTGCGCCAGCGCCGCAGCGCCTTCGGGCGGGGCCATGTCAACGACCTGCATGCTGCCCACGTCCACGCCAAAGTGGTCCATCTGCTTAAGGAACCCGTAATGCGCCGCCGTTCCCAGCGGCACAGCGACCTTCTTGCCGGCCAGCTCACCGGCCGATTCCTTGTCGATCTCCAGACCGGAGGCCACGACGCAATTGTCATTGTCCGCATAGCTGACGGCCACATCCAGCACCTGCAGGTCCTGACCCGCGCTGACCGCGATCACGAAGGGCGGCACGCCCTGGCTGACCGCAATCTGCACATCGCCCGAGGCCATTGCGGCCGACATCGCGGTGCCGGTATCGAAACTGACCCAGTTCACCTTCATGCCCAGCGCCTCATCGTAGGTACCCTGCACCTTGGCGAATTCGAACGGCATCGGCCATTCAAGGAAGTAACCAACGGTCAGCTCTCCATGCGCCTCAGCCATCGCCTGACCGCCGGTCAACAGCGCCAGCGCGCCCGTGGCCCCCATCATCGTCGTCTTCAATGTCATCTGTCGTCTCCCGGTTGAAAGCACCCCGCATCGGGGCATGGACCGGGCGGGTGCATCCCGCCTCTCGCCCTGCAGCTAATCACAGGCCACCCCGGTCTGACCAGTGCACAGGTGACGCGCGGCCTGCGTGTCGCGAACGGGACTCCAGCCGTCGCGCATCGCGCTGCAAATTGCGGCATGCGGATGCAATCTCTTGCCAAAGGCGGACCGCCCGGCCAAGACTGGAACCTGTTGCCCGCTGCCCTCTGACCCCGGATTTGCCCCATGAACCAGCACACCCTGTCGAACGATCCCGCCGCCGTCATCGCCGCCGACCGCGCGCATGTCTGGCACCACCTGATCCAGCACAAACCGTTCGAGACGATCGACCCCCGCATCATCGTCGAAGGCCGCGGCCTGCGCGTCTGGGACATCAAGGGGCGCGAACACATCGACGCCGTGTCCGGTGCGGTCTGGACCGTGAACGTGGGCTACGGCCGCAAGCGGATCGCCGATGCGGTGGCCGCCCAGCTGACCAAGATGTGTTTCTTCGCCGGCGCCTCCGGCACCATCCCCGGCGCGCAATTCGCGGAAATGCTGGTGGACAAGATGCCGGGCCTCGACCGGGTCTATTACGCAAACTCGGGGTCAGAGGCGAACGAGAAGGCCTTCAAGATGGTGCGCCAGATCGCGCACAAGCATCACGGTGGCCGCAAGCACAAGATCCTGTTCCGCGAACGCGACTACCACGGCACGACGATCACCAACCTCTCTGCCGGCGGCCAGCACGAGCGCAACGCCCAGTACGGCCCCTATACGCCGGGTTTCGTGCAGGTGCCGCATTGCCTTGAATACCGCCGTCAGGATGGCCTGACAGACGACGACTACGGCGTCCGCGCCGCCGACGCGATCGAAGAGGTCATCCTGCGCGAAGGCCCGGACACCGTCGGCGCGCTCTGCCTGGAACCGATCACCGCCGGCGGCGGTATCGTGACCCCGCCGAAAGGCTACTGGGACCGCGTGCAGGAGATCTGCCGCAAATACGACATCCTGCTGCACATCGACGAGGTCGTCTGCGGTCTGGGCCGCACCGGCACCTGGTTCGGCTACCAGCAATACGGCGTGCAGCCCGACATCGTGACGATGGCCAAGGGCGTCGCATCGGGCTACGCCGCGATCTCCTGCTGCGTGACCACGAACGCCGTGTTCGAGCAGTTCAAGGACGACACCGACCCGATGTCCTATTTCCGCGACATCTCGACCTTCGGCGGTTGCACCGCAGGCCCGACAGCGGCGATCGAGAACATGGCGATCATCGAGGAGGAAGGCCTGCTCGCGAACTCCGCCACGATGGGCATCCACCTGAAGGCCAACCTGCACGCCCTGATGGAAAAGCACGCCGTCATCGGCGACGTGCGCGGCCAGGGCCTGTTCTGCGGCGCCGAACTGGTCACCGACCGCGGCACCAAAGACCCGCTCAATGAAAAGCAGGTCGGCGCCATCGTGGCCGACTGCATGGCGCAGGGCGTGATCATCGGGGCCACGAACCGCTCCGTCCCGGGCTTCAACAACACGCTGCTTTTCGCCCCGGCCCTGATCGCGACGACCGACGACATCGATCAGATCACCGACGCTGTCGACCGCGCCCTGACCCGCGTTCTGGGCTGATCTTCTTCTGGTCGCAAATACTTCGGGGTGCGGGGCAGAGCCCCGCGCCGGTTTTTCGACGAAAAATCGGATGATCGCCCAACAATATGCTCTGCCCAAGGATCAACACCATGAAGATGACCACCGAAGAAGCCTTCGTCAAAACCCTGCAGATGCACGGGATCGATCAGGCCTTCGGGATCATCGGATCCGCCATGATGCCGATCTCGGATATTTTTCCCGACGCGGGCATCACTTTCTGGGACTGCGCGCACGAAGGCTCCGCCGGGATGATGGCCGACGGCTACACCCGCGCCACGGGCCGCATGAGCATGATGATTGCGCAGAACGGGCCTGGCATCACCAACTTCGTTACCGCCGTCAAAACCGCCTACTGGAACCACACCCCCC from Loktanella sp. M215 includes the following:
- a CDS encoding aminopeptidase, which produces MSDHLDPEKLDRLAEVAVRTGVNLQKGQDLIITANMSALPLVQRIAVHAYKAGAGLVLPFFTDDAITLARYENAEDESFDRAADWFYEGLGKAYKAGAARMAITGDDPMLLAEQDPAKVARASKAVSIAAKPAMNPIVGFEVNWNIVAFPGAAWAARVFPDVPVDQAQGRLLDAIYDASRLGGDDPVQNWADHTAELKTRVKWLNAQNFEALQYTGPGTDLRLGLAEGHIWKGGASPALNGVVCQPNIPTEEVFTCPHAYKVDGTVAATKPLAYQGTVIRDIAVRFEAGKIVEATASTGEAVFRDLLAVDDGSSRIGEVALVPHSSPISQSGTLFYNTLFDENASCHIALGQCYADTIQGGSSLKPEELKQKGGNQSLVHVDWMMGSDAVDIDGITRTGEVVPVMRAGEWAF
- a CDS encoding WD40/YVTN/BNR-like repeat-containing protein produces the protein MAVAILWGTSKGVFLVREGAQGWAATGPFCDGWPINHVIGDPLTGTLWAGGGGDFQGAGVWRSQDDGATWTLTKLTKGGMDDWAANDPGFAAMIGWVDAPMPFDREFMQVWSLHFAHGVLCAGTKPARLLKSHDMGVTWDKVGGLTDDQGVDDWQAGGAGLTLHSLVSHPADPDRMWVGISAEGVFATDDGGATWDRRNRLSNAGACADHHHPAGPEGGEVGHCVHNMMRAPGEGDVLYQQNHHGVWRSADGGRSWDDISTGLPSTFGFPIRVHPRDADTIWTLPLNGDMAGRFPPDAACAVWRSRDGGATWTGLRDGLPQQGCYFTVLRQAMAGDARDPAGLYFGTNSGSVFASFDEGDSWAELTRHLPTILSVEVLDRA
- the uvrB gene encoding excinuclease ABC subunit UvrB, with translation MAYAQTDKRELADAAYLSNPAPNVRTREKMEGGRKFVLKTEFEPAGDQPTAIVELSEGVKNGERDQVLLGATGTGKTFTMAKIIEETQRPAIILAPNKTLAAQLYGEFKGFFPENAVEYFVSYYDYYQPEAYVARSDTYIEKESQINEQIDRMRHSATRALLERDDVIIVASVSCIYGIGSVETYGAMTQDIHVGKSYDQRKIMADLIAQQYRRNDAAFQRGTFRVRGDSLEIFPAHLDDRAWRLSFFGEELESITEFDPLTGEKTDTFPKIRVYANSHYVTPKPTMQQAIIGIKKELRMRLDQLVNEGKLLEAQRLEQRTNFDLEMLEATGVCNGIENYSRYLTGRAPGEPPPTLFEFIPDNAIVFADESHVSVPQIGGMYKGDFRRKMTLAEHGFRLPSCMDNRPLKFEEWDAMRPQSVFVSATPAAWELEQTGGVFTEQIIRPTGLIDPVIEIRPVEMQVDDLLDEVRKVSAAGFRTLCTTLTKRMAEDLTEYMHEQGIRVRYMHSDIDTIERIEILRDLRLGAFDVLIGINLLREGLDIPECGLVAILDADKEGFLRSETSLVQTIGRAARNAEGRVIMYADRITGSMERAMKETERRRTRQTAYNVEHGITPTTVKKNVEDILAGLYKGDVDMNRVTAKVERQGSNMKAVLDGLRTDMRKAAENLEFETAARLRDELKRLEAVELAIADDPLARQQAVDKAVEDSAKASGRSTGGRGGMRGGKSRYGGKKR
- a CDS encoding GlsB/YeaQ/YmgE family stress response membrane protein; the protein is MDTFLQVVGWGAISLLAVIGLVAGLIAAVITGGNKGAYIVAGIIGAVALPFVLALLGVTAAIGAGLLAILVIGAVGAVVLVVLIKALTGRSDDRPRR
- a CDS encoding PRC-barrel domain-containing protein, producing the protein MKTILASTAIALVMANAAVAQTPATSPATDGTSTDSMSVQSTGNPAPTSAMPATDGTSTDSMSVTSTGTGTSTEVVPADSSTSASEAPATDGTSNDSMSVQNAASAMTMDGYSDVVVTEITVEQLTGLDVYDTDGNKVGTISEPVIGADGTVSAAIVDVGGFLGLGAKPVAISLSSMQVLAMADGSDMRAYVGMTTDQLKEMPAYEATAASN
- a CDS encoding NYN domain-containing protein codes for the protein MTGPAAALAVLLVLLVLGGADPARLQTFAWFALAGLALGLLWDTLWEVWRRRSPADVAPRRIPQQRRRTNRPRVPPQARPTILIDGSNVMHWNGNAPSAVVLRRVVQALVDKGERPHVYFDANACYKLAEGFRDAVALGAMIGLPASSVTVAAGGTPADPLLLAHAARDRLRVVTNDRFLDWKTQFPAVGARGFLVKGRWQEGAPILRL
- a CDS encoding ABC transporter permease produces the protein MLVWSFVRRLLRPKHDYGGLKTVTFGDESAVVSNGVASVISIVLIFVLWGAFTGSKLLPGFLHMPGPFQGTATFDYTLTGPDGATDDATVTVLVHPADVTTPDPQVDPGTGMARNDSIAIGMFRSALLRVADNDEVTRDQGAQITAVDGTPIAPGGSVRTGFGRVMMTPKGTLNIAPASGWQMEPIWLPPPEAVWAQAVTIARDGFRGASLWEHLGYSLFRVIVGFLLGALVGIPLGYAMGLSDWFRGWFDPIVEFMRPVPPLALIPLVIIWAGIGETGKIILLFLAALWIMAIAARSGVSGVRISKVHAAYSLGASKWQVMRHVVIPNSLPEIFTGARVAMGVCWGTVVAAELVAAQTGVGMMIMVASKFQNTDIVLMGVIVIGIVGFTIDLGIRWLERIMVPWKGKG
- a CDS encoding taurine ABC transporter ATP-binding protein; its protein translation is MAGLHIENLSMRFDLPQGGAVQALKDVSIDLKPGELLSVLGPSGCGKTTLLNIVAGFLAPTAGRITLNGNRVTGPGPDRGMVFQQGALFEWMNVRKNVGFGPRMKGMKAGPKREIVDHLLDVVGLRDFKDKAVYELSGGMQQRVALARCLANEPDVILMDEPLGALDALTREKMQGLVLKLWKETGKTIILITHSVEEALLLGERLIVMAPRPGRIHKEYNLPFADMGVGRDLREVKKDPRFAQTREEILSMIWNMEEEIMGSAGEQV
- a CDS encoding taurine ABC transporter substrate-binding protein, translating into MTLKTTMMGATGALALLTGGQAMAEAHGELTVGYFLEWPMPFEFAKVQGTYDEALGMKVNWVSFDTGTAMSAAMASGDVQIAVSQGVPPFVIAVSAGQDLQVLDVAVSYADNDNCVVASGLEIDKESAGELAGKKVAVPLGTAAHYGFLKQMDHFGVDVGSMQVVDMAPPEGAAALAQGAVDMMCGYGGSLRTAMDYGNVLLTGDEKTELGILVFDVTSAPAAFVAENPDVVAKFLSVTAKANDAWNSGAKVEEMIPVIAQDSGMDEAAVRDFMATFTFPGVEDQLGQKWLGGNAAEFMKGVAQVFVDAGSIPSALDDYTAAVNTGPLQAAESM
- a CDS encoding aminotransferase family protein — its product is MNQHTLSNDPAAVIAADRAHVWHHLIQHKPFETIDPRIIVEGRGLRVWDIKGREHIDAVSGAVWTVNVGYGRKRIADAVAAQLTKMCFFAGASGTIPGAQFAEMLVDKMPGLDRVYYANSGSEANEKAFKMVRQIAHKHHGGRKHKILFRERDYHGTTITNLSAGGQHERNAQYGPYTPGFVQVPHCLEYRRQDGLTDDDYGVRAADAIEEVILREGPDTVGALCLEPITAGGGIVTPPKGYWDRVQEICRKYDILLHIDEVVCGLGRTGTWFGYQQYGVQPDIVTMAKGVASGYAAISCCVTTNAVFEQFKDDTDPMSYFRDISTFGGCTAGPTAAIENMAIIEEEGLLANSATMGIHLKANLHALMEKHAVIGDVRGQGLFCGAELVTDRGTKDPLNEKQVGAIVADCMAQGVIIGATNRSVPGFNNTLLFAPALIATTDDIDQITDAVDRALTRVLG